One window of the Chryseotalea sp. WA131a genome contains the following:
- a CDS encoding riboflavin synthase has product MFTGIIESVGKVARIVEEGTNKHFLFESNIGNELKIDQSVSHNGVCLTVTKVMPNQHWVTAIDETLKKSNLGDLKVGDQVNLERCMLATGRFDGHIVQGHVDQIGVCKSMKEVGGSWLFDFEYDAALGNVTVEKGSISVNGISLTCFNSTKNAFTVAIIPFTYQHTNFNQLSAGVSVNLEFDIVGKYIKRLLNKE; this is encoded by the coding sequence ATGTTTACAGGTATCATCGAATCAGTTGGGAAAGTGGCACGGATTGTTGAAGAGGGAACCAATAAGCATTTCCTTTTTGAGAGCAATATTGGTAATGAATTAAAGATCGATCAAAGCGTTTCGCACAATGGGGTTTGCTTAACGGTAACGAAAGTAATGCCCAACCAACATTGGGTTACCGCCATTGATGAAACGTTGAAAAAATCAAACTTGGGAGACCTGAAGGTTGGTGATCAGGTAAATTTAGAACGATGCATGTTGGCCACCGGCCGGTTTGATGGGCACATTGTGCAAGGTCATGTCGATCAAATTGGTGTTTGTAAATCGATGAAAGAAGTGGGAGGGAGTTGGCTTTTTGATTTTGAGTATGACGCAGCATTGGGCAATGTAACGGTAGAAAAAGGATCCATTTCGGTCAATGGCATTAGCCTTACATGCTTCAATTCAACCAAAAATGCATTCACTGTAGCAATTATTCCATTTACGTATCAGCATACCAATTTTAATCAATTAAGCGCTGGCGTTTCCGTAAACCTTGAATTTGACATTGTTGGTAAGTATATTAAACGACTGTTAAATAAAGAATAG
- a CDS encoding amidohydrolase: MKKTILLFSLVLLSFMAFCQPESAKLKKLKEEVQKEIENNAALGQQINDMLFSFSELGFQEVETFAYLTNLLEENGFKIEKGIAGVPTAWIATWGNGKPIIALGSDVDCIPKASQKPGVAYHDPIVEGAPGHGEGHNSGQALNIISALAIKKIMEREKISGTLMLWPGIAEELLGTKAFYVRAGYFKDVDACIFTHVGDNLETSYGDNGYNGVISVKFNFEGQAAHAAGAPWRGRSALDAVELMNIGWNYRREHLELTQRSHYVIPDGGDQPNVVPSKASVWYYFRERTYPAIKALFDKGMKTAEGAALMTDTKFTYEILGSAWPGHFNKPLAEAMYTNIKKVGLPTWSAEDQLLAKATQLELKAPKINGLANKLDTMGLPNSVGVVSVMGRQMMTMGGGSDDIADISWTVPTIVLNYPSNIPGLPGHHWSNAISMATPIAHKGIVVGAKAEAMTILDLFYKPELLAKAQEYYKQEQTKDIQYTPLVGDKDLPAIFLNKKIMTEFAPKLKSTYYDPSKYKTYLDQLNIKYPTVRPDQIEAVGKLKK; the protein is encoded by the coding sequence ATGAAAAAAACTATACTATTATTCAGTCTCGTTTTGCTTTCCTTCATGGCATTCTGCCAACCAGAATCAGCGAAGTTGAAAAAACTAAAGGAAGAGGTGCAAAAAGAAATTGAAAACAATGCTGCGCTCGGCCAACAGATCAATGATATGTTGTTTAGTTTTTCAGAGCTGGGCTTTCAAGAAGTGGAAACCTTTGCTTATTTGACTAATCTGCTGGAGGAAAATGGATTTAAAATAGAAAAAGGAATTGCCGGTGTTCCTACTGCCTGGATAGCCACATGGGGAAACGGAAAGCCCATCATCGCTTTAGGTTCAGATGTGGACTGCATACCCAAAGCATCGCAAAAGCCTGGCGTAGCTTATCACGACCCCATTGTAGAAGGGGCACCCGGCCATGGCGAAGGGCATAATTCGGGCCAAGCACTTAATATCATTTCTGCTTTGGCGATCAAAAAAATAATGGAGCGCGAAAAAATTTCTGGCACGCTCATGCTTTGGCCGGGCATTGCCGAAGAACTGTTGGGCACGAAAGCCTTTTACGTTCGTGCTGGTTATTTCAAAGATGTGGATGCTTGTATTTTCACGCACGTGGGCGATAATCTTGAAACATCCTATGGTGATAATGGCTATAACGGAGTGATCTCTGTTAAATTTAATTTTGAAGGTCAAGCAGCACATGCGGCTGGTGCGCCTTGGCGGGGAAGAAGTGCCTTGGATGCGGTAGAGTTGATGAACATTGGTTGGAACTATAGACGAGAGCATCTCGAGTTGACGCAACGTTCACACTACGTGATTCCAGATGGAGGCGATCAGCCAAATGTTGTTCCGTCCAAAGCATCGGTTTGGTATTATTTCAGAGAGCGTACATATCCAGCGATCAAAGCGTTGTTCGATAAAGGCATGAAAACAGCAGAAGGCGCAGCGCTGATGACGGATACAAAATTTACCTACGAAATTCTCGGATCGGCATGGCCTGGGCATTTCAACAAGCCTCTGGCGGAAGCCATGTACACCAATATCAAGAAAGTTGGATTGCCCACTTGGTCAGCCGAAGATCAACTGCTCGCCAAGGCAACGCAACTAGAATTGAAAGCCCCCAAGATAAATGGACTGGCCAATAAACTTGATACGATGGGTTTGCCAAACTCGGTAGGCGTAGTGAGTGTAATGGGCCGTCAAATGATGACGATGGGTGGAGGATCAGATGATATTGCTGATATTTCCTGGACGGTTCCAACGATTGTGTTGAATTATCCGAGCAACATACCCGGTTTGCCAGGCCATCATTGGAGCAATGCCATTAGCATGGCAACCCCTATTGCCCACAAGGGAATTGTGGTGGGTGCTAAAGCAGAAGCCATGACTATTTTGGATTTATTTTACAAACCTGAACTCTTGGCGAAAGCACAAGAATACTACAAACAAGAGCAAACTAAAGATATTCAATATACTCCATTGGTTGGTGATAAAGATTTACCCGCCATTTTCTTGAACAAAAAGATAATGACTGAATTTGCGCCAAAACTCAAATCAACTTATTACGATCCATCCAAATACAAAACGTATTTAGATCAGTTGAACATCAAGTACCCAACCGTAAGGCCAGATCAAATCGAGGCAGTTGGGAAGCTGAAGAAATAA
- a CDS encoding NAD(P)/FAD-dependent oxidoreductase, whose protein sequence is MKYDLIVIGAGPSGYAAAMRALDFKKKVLLVEKNRVGGAGVTNGALSSKTWWELSREAAAFRKSLKRYNISVPSISYREIQNEVQKAVAERKDMLEEHMEQLKNSSFLNLLEFKFGEAKLISQYEVEILDGARKEIVKGDYIILATGSRPRYLPELPIDEKIVMTSEGIEGMDDFPESMVIVGAGVIGCEYATIFSGFGRTKVNLIDKGDRILPFEDADVVKIIERNMENNGILIHRNSRLIHMRIINGRVEYELEYTDGSRETFNVEKALVSVGRVANLEDLWDDKVGIDITKRGIHNNETQTNISNIYAVGDLTADISLVNVGELEGRFAVEKIFGNPERKLVYENISTIMFLSPEVAGVGLNEIHAQEKGMDYKVVTLEYSTIPRAIAKRNTQGFIKLLVTNDDAMKILGMKVVGNHASSAIQAVAVLISMDKGIGELAECVHPHPSITEGIQECVRMLMGKSLFKPVALRGRISCRRYIKGQYEDIVF, encoded by the coding sequence ATGAAATACGATTTGATTGTTATCGGTGCGGGGCCATCTGGCTACGCAGCCGCCATGCGAGCTCTTGATTTTAAAAAGAAAGTCTTGCTGGTGGAGAAAAACCGCGTTGGAGGGGCTGGTGTAACCAACGGTGCACTCTCTTCCAAAACGTGGTGGGAGCTTTCGCGCGAAGCCGCTGCTTTTCGCAAAAGCTTAAAGCGTTACAATATTTCTGTTCCTTCTATCAGCTACCGAGAGATTCAAAACGAAGTTCAGAAAGCAGTGGCCGAACGAAAGGACATGCTGGAAGAGCATATGGAACAGTTGAAGAACTCATCCTTTTTGAACCTTTTGGAATTTAAATTTGGTGAAGCAAAATTAATCAGTCAATACGAAGTAGAAATTTTGGATGGCGCGCGCAAGGAAATAGTCAAGGGCGACTATATTATCTTAGCAACGGGCAGCAGGCCGCGTTACTTGCCTGAGTTGCCCATTGATGAAAAGATTGTGATGACGAGTGAAGGTATTGAAGGGATGGACGATTTCCCAGAAAGCATGGTGATAGTAGGAGCGGGGGTTATTGGTTGCGAGTATGCAACGATATTCAGTGGCTTTGGTAGGACCAAAGTAAATCTAATTGATAAGGGTGACCGGATTTTGCCATTTGAAGATGCTGATGTGGTGAAAATCATTGAACGCAATATGGAGAACAACGGTATCCTCATCCACCGAAATTCGCGGCTGATTCACATGCGAATCATAAATGGAAGAGTAGAGTATGAATTGGAATATACCGATGGAAGCCGAGAGACCTTTAATGTAGAAAAGGCACTTGTTTCCGTAGGGCGCGTGGCCAATCTAGAAGACTTGTGGGATGATAAAGTAGGTATCGACATTACTAAGCGTGGCATCCATAATAACGAAACCCAAACGAATATTTCGAACATTTACGCAGTGGGGGATTTAACGGCTGATATTTCACTTGTTAATGTAGGCGAGTTGGAAGGTCGTTTTGCTGTCGAAAAGATTTTTGGCAATCCCGAAAGGAAGCTAGTGTATGAAAACATCAGTACAATTATGTTTTTAAGCCCAGAGGTGGCCGGTGTTGGACTCAATGAAATCCATGCCCAAGAGAAAGGCATGGACTATAAAGTCGTAACACTTGAGTACAGCACCATTCCACGCGCCATTGCCAAACGAAATACGCAGGGTTTTATCAAACTGTTGGTGACCAATGATGATGCTATGAAAATTTTAGGCATGAAAGTAGTCGGCAACCATGCAAGTAGTGCGATCCAAGCTGTGGCAGTATTGATTTCTATGGATAAAGGAATAGGGGAATTGGCCGAATGTGTGCACCCGCATCCAAGCATTACGGAAGGTATTCAAGAGTGTGTGCGTATGTTAATGGGCAAATCGCTTTTCAAGCCGGTGGCATTGCGCGGCCGTATTTCGTGCAGACGGTACATAAAAGGTCAATATGAAGATATTGTGTTTTAG
- a CDS encoding phosphatase PAP2 family protein, with amino-acid sequence MEQIKQWDREFFLWLNNAHAAWLDQPMYWMTKILFWLPLYILLIFLLFKKLGKQSWWALLCVTIAIVLSDQLMTSFMKPFFARLRPSHEPSLKGLVHLVNNYRGGLYGFASGHAATTFAVATIVWLLLRHHYRWMSLVFLWAALMTYTRIYLGVHYPGDILVGAIAGIICGWLGFRIYQYILKKKIPSVA; translated from the coding sequence ATGGAACAAATCAAACAATGGGACAGGGAGTTCTTTCTCTGGCTCAATAATGCGCACGCGGCATGGCTAGACCAGCCTATGTATTGGATGACCAAAATACTTTTTTGGTTGCCGCTCTACATTCTTCTTATTTTCCTTTTGTTTAAAAAACTGGGCAAGCAAAGTTGGTGGGCGTTACTTTGCGTAACAATTGCTATCGTGCTGTCTGACCAACTCATGACTTCTTTTATGAAACCTTTTTTTGCTCGATTGCGTCCATCGCACGAGCCTTCACTCAAAGGACTTGTCCACTTAGTAAATAATTATAGAGGTGGATTGTACGGCTTTGCATCAGGACATGCGGCCACCACGTTTGCAGTGGCAACCATTGTTTGGCTCTTACTTAGGCATCATTACCGATGGATGAGCTTGGTGTTTTTATGGGCAGCCCTCATGACTTACACCCGCATATATTTGGGCGTGCATTATCCTGGTGATATATTGGTAGGCGCAATAGCTGGAATAATTTGCGGTTGGCTAGGTTTTAGAATTTACCAATACATCTTAAAAAAGAAAATTCCTTCAGTTGCCTAA